A region from the Lolium perenne isolate Kyuss_39 chromosome 4, Kyuss_2.0, whole genome shotgun sequence genome encodes:
- the LOC127326163 gene encoding uncharacterized protein, translating to MASPHHIAMELVDAKAGVSSSTVAVHHMFVVVLDGVETDIHEGTLHGNPGKLTVTSPGNLSADGLQSVLVRGGGGGTVAFTLCGDAAAEGVQSASFVQCGATRVDGARAVSVSRCRSVDVEQAGKVTLERCREVRLRGGGLLRATRCRRTDVESFGEVRLARCKGARADWCGSVEVEMCRVVDVSRCGAVTGDRCRVVNVSACGSVAVTHAVVKMLEEKQLQPQSQQPLSPHSSDSE from the coding sequence ATGGCAAGCCCACATCACATCGCAATGGAGCTCGTCGACGCCAAGGCCGGCGTATCCTCCTCCACGGTCGCCGTCCACCACAtgttcgtcgtcgtcctcgacgGCGTCGAGACGGACATCCACGAGGGCACGCTCCACGGCAACCCCGGCAAGCTCACCGTCACCAGCCCCGGCAACCTCTCCGCCGACGGCCTCCAGAGCGTCCTcgtgcgcggaggcggaggcggcaccGTCGCCTTCACCCTCTGCGGCGACGCCGCCGCCGAGGGCGTCCAGTCCGCCTCCTTCGTCCAGTGCGGCGCCACGCGCGTCGACGGGGCGCGGGCGGTGTCGGTCTCCCGGTGCCGGTCCGTCGATGTGGAGCAGGCCGGCAAGGTCACGCTCGAGAGGTGCCGGGAGGTGCGGCTCAGAGGCGGCGGCCTGCTCCGCGCGACCCGCTGCAGGCGCACCGACGTCGAGAGCTTCGGCGAGGTGCGCCTCGCGCGCTGCAAGGGGGCGCGCGCCGACTGGTGCGGCAGCGTGGAGGTCGAGATGTGCAGGGTCGTGGACGTCAGCCGGTGCGGCGCCGTCACCGGCGACCGGTGCCGCGTCGTGAACGTCTCCGCCTGTGGCAGCGTCGCGGTCACCCACGCCGTCGTCAAGATGCTGGAGGAAAAGCAGCTGCAACCTCAATCTCAGCAGCCTCTGTCTCCGCATTCCAGTGACAGTGAATGA
- the LOC127326162 gene encoding receptor-like serine/threonine-protein kinase SD1-8 has translation MVRRHCRLLPLAILLLLPWQAVSSDDTVTPATPIAGNRTLVSSGGTFALGFFTPDPGTGRTYLGIWYNNIPARTVVWVANRGAPVVGSAATLKIDGNGSLAVVNEQGDVAWASPVTADVVTRSPTAQLLDSGNLVLRFAGGGGGVAWQSFDYPTDTLLPGMKLGVDFRSGLDRYMSSWRGADDPSTGEFSFRLDPRGSPELFLYRWSGRTYGSGPWNGYQFSGVPNLKSNGLLTFRFASTPEEAYYRYEVDGGSDVLTRFVLNCSGQIQRLVWIDMTRSWSVFWSYPMDECDGYRACGPYGVCSVARSPMCDCAAGFQPRFPKEWELRDGSGGCARRTEMNCTGGDGFDTLRNMKLPESANATVDGTLTLDECRVSCLKNCACRAYASANVSSPAGKGCFMWTGDLLDLRQFENGGQDLFVRLAASDLPANIAVSKQPRARKLVETIVPSIVALLLLLAGLFFCTMRAKKHVRATRTPLHSGASSPFGRRNQIAAASTDDTQDSSLHPSGQGNHQDLDLPSFDVATILAATDSFSIDNKIGQGGFGPVYMGKLDGGKDIAVKRLSRRSTQGLREFKNEVKLIARLQHRNLVRLLGCCIDGSERMLVYEYMHNSSLNTFLFNEEKQSLLNWEKRFSIVNGIARGILYLHQDSVLRIIHRDLKASNILLDKDMNPKISDFGVARIFGADQTAAHTKKIVGTYGYMSPEYAMDGVFSIKSDVFSFGVLVLEIVSGKKNRGFYHTELDLNLLRYAWRMWKEGRTLEFLDQSITDTSNVREVVRCIQIGLLCVQEQPRHRPTMSAVTMMLGSENVALPEPCEPAFSTGRNNSSEDKEASRSNSASSWTITVVEGR, from the exons ATGGTTCGACGACATTGCCGTCTTCTGCCTCTGGCCATCCTCCTTCTACTCCCATGGCAGGCCGTCTCCAGCGACGACACGGTCACACCGGCGACGCCGATCGCCGGGAACCGTACGCTAGTGTCGTCCGGCGGGACGTTCGCGCTCGGGTTCTTCACCCCGGACCCTGGCACGGGCAGGACGTACCTCGGCATATGGTACAACAACATCCCGGCGCGGACCGTCGTGTGGGTGGCGAACCGTGGTGCACCGGTCGTCGGCTCAGCGGCGACGCTCAAGATCGACGGCAACGGGAGTCTCGCCGTCGTGAACGAGCAAGGCGACGTCGCGTGGGCGTCGCCGGTGACGGCGGACGTCGTCACGCGCAGCCCCACGGCCCAGCTCCTCGACAGCGGCAACCTCGTGCTACgtttcgccggcggcggcggcggcgtggcgtgGCAGAGCTTCGACTACCCGACCGACACGCTGCTCCCGGGGATGAAGCTGGGCGTCGACTTCCGGTCCGGCCTCGACCGGTACATGAGCTCGTGGCGCGGCGCCGACGACCCGTCCACGGGGGAGTTCTCGTTCCGGCTCGACCCGCGCGGCTCGCCGGAGCTGTTCCTCTACCGGTGGTCTGGCCGGACGTACGGCAGCGGGCCGTGGAACGGGTACCAGTTCTCCGGTGTGCCCAACCTCAAGTCCAACGGCCTCCTCACCTTCCGCTTCGCGTCCACGCCGGAGGAGGCCTACTACCGGTACGAGGTCGACGGCGGCAGCGACGTCCTCACGCGGTTCGTGCTCAACTGCTCCGGCCAGATCCAGCGGCTCGTGTGGATCGACATGACGCGCTCCTGGAGCGTCTTCTGGTCCTACCCCATGGACGAGTGCGACGGCTACCGCGCATGCGGGCCGTACGGCGTCTGCAGCGTCGCGCGCTCGCCGATGTGCGACTGCGCGGCGGGGTTCCAGCCGAGGTTCCCCAAGGAGTGGGAGCTCCGGGACGGCTCCGGCGGCTGCGCGAGGCGCACGGAGATGAACTGCACCGGCGGCGACGGGTTCGACACGCTGAGGAACATGAAGCTGCCGGAGTCGGCCAACGCCACGGTCGACGGGACACTGACCCTCGACGAGTGCCGGGTGAGCTGCCTGAAAAACTGCGCGTGCCGAGCTTACGCCAGTGCCAATGTCAGCAGCCCGGCCGGCAAGGGGTGCTTCATGTGGACCGGCGATCTGCTTGACTTGCGGCAGTTCGAAAATGGAGGCCAGGATCTCTTCGTCAGGCTCGCTGCATCAGACCTGC CCGCCAACATTGCTGTCTCCAAGCAACCCCGGGCTAGGAAGCTCGTCGAAACCATTGTTCCATCCATTGTCGCGCTACTGCTTCTTCTAGCCGGACTATTCTTCTGCACCATGAGAGCGAAGAAGCACGTGAGGGCGACTCGGACACCATTGCACAGCGGCGCGAGTTCTCCATTCGGACGAAGAAACCAGATAGCTGCTGCATCAACCGATGATACTCAGGACAGCTCCCTGCACCCCTCTGGTCAGGGCAATCACCAGGATTTAGATCTCCCATCGTTTGATGTAGCCACGATCCTAGCTGCTACCGACAGTTTCTCAATCGATAACAAGATTGGTCAAGGAGGTTTTGGTCCTGTCTACATG GGGAAGCTTGACGGGGGAAAAGACATAGCGGTGAAGAGGCTGTCGCGTAGATCAACGCAAGGGCTTCGAGAATTCAAGAACGAAGTTAAATTGATCGCGAGGCTTCAGCACAGGAATCTCGTCAGGCTTCTTGGTTGCTGCATCGATGGTTCAGAGAGGATGCTAGTGTACGAGTACATGCACAACAGTAGCCTCAACACCTTCCTCTTCA ATGAAGAGAAGCAATCACTGTTAAACTGGGAAAAGAGGTTCAGCATCGTCAACGGGATCGCACGAGGTATACTGTATCTCCATCAGGATTCGGTCCTAAGGATCATACACAGGGACCTTAAGGCGAGCAACATCCTGCTCGACAAAGACATGAATCCCAAGATCTCAGACTTTGGTGTTGCGCGGATATTCGGAGCTGACCAGACTGCTGCGCATACCAAGAAAATAGTTGGAACATA TGGATACATGTCTCCTGAATACGCAATGGATGGGGTCTTCTCTATTAAGTCGGACGTCTTCAGCTTCGGTGTCCTGGTGCTGGAGATCGTCAGTGGTAAGAAAAACAGAGGCTTCTACCACACTGAGCTTGACCTAAACCTCCTTAGATAT GCATGGAGGATGTGGAAGGAAGGCCGGACACTAGAATTCCTCGATCAGTCGATCACTGACACGTCGAACGTGAGGGAAGTGGTGAGATGCATACAGATCGGCCTGCTTTGCGTCCAGGAGCAGCCGAGGCACAGACCAACCATGTCGGCGGTGACCATGATGCTGGGCAGCGAGAACGTGGCGCTACCGGAACCATGTGAGCCGGCGTTCAGCACGGGCAGGAACAACAGCAGCGAGGACAAGGAGGCGAGCCGGTCGAACAGCGCAAGCAGTTGGACCATAACTGTGGTAGAGGGTAGATAG